The Temnothorax longispinosus isolate EJ_2023e chromosome 7, Tlon_JGU_v1, whole genome shotgun sequence genome contains a region encoding:
- the LOC139816842 gene encoding uncharacterized protein isoform X2: MKDDVDEDDSGTSSSGSTSVPENTISYGNPRASRNMAEKQRRDNLNANISTMATLVPSVAGSSRRMDKISILRLATAFLRTRYTLGSGSMNFPSPLFKDQFDLEQFFVNHLVDSEGFFLVVTAAGKIVYVSRQVEQHLGHVQNELLGQSLYNFIHPEDHDVLTRNLTPDGMQPMSAPSPAGVAQVSELAHDNSSSSSEDSATTSSRRTSESRTKRFSEQRRHFQIRMAQRANSRRDHTQHQCFDVSGLLRLAEACKNADVSGSRGRQRETTGTSNDIVFTGIVTMPKKRSITELSILDANKDEYVTRHLVDGRIIFCDHRVSVVAGFLSEEVSGRNAFSFMHKDDFRWTMIGLRQMYDRAETCGTSCYRLVTKNDGFIYLRTHGYLEFDKDTQTVESFVCVNTLVSEEEGIKLMKEMKARFSATVSASNRGLIPASDINSPIELNSNSQPSNPRCDLEDPAKLEDAITHLISDLPSPAMSEDRFSPSPMPHTQYVKAAIFSSRMPPAAAQANKIGINKIDHCLVIQGKGKVTPKQESKHTIGKLINPSSAEQSPISSLEGAMPSGKSLSNFEMMNAAPNSHGNIQNADMSAQSNLAALKSSKSSRASRNHTSCLDISQNTNVLNAQERIDQCNVNMLSPSTLNDDTTCNIKVERGIEETFNCLGKQESVLQYFDDSASDSSIVSSKIEMHNRCPLKRICSNEDLLAMHSKKRPNDVYASINANNEQQRISYLKCKSFAAEYRTFSDEFNQYNDINSHLLTMESAPNSILHDVGNDYQQLVDPTVPLVVTNHEQFELPEDTLLGSELEKITNPELMMKIFGRNGSAGFENFNEAKIQQIISNDQIVNDELRRTHCQLENSITLNESHMNVLARDLKNSALRIQRENLSQLRAENDIQKQMLKTLQQDHCKMQVNAKQKLGI, translated from the exons CAATCCACGTGCGTCGCGAAACATGGCGGAGAAGCAACGCCGCGACAACCTCAACGCAAATATATCGACGATGGCGACCCTCGTGCCGAGCGTTGCTGGAAGTTCGAGGAGAATGGACAAAATATCCATCCTGAGATTAGCTACCGCCTTTCTGAGGACGCGCTACA CACTCGGAAGCGGCTCGATGAACTTTCCTTCTCCGCTGTTCAAAGATCAATTTGATCTGGAGCAATTTTTTGTGAAC CACCTGGTTGACAGCGAAGGATTCTTCCTCGTTGTCACCGCAGCAGGAAAAATCGTCTATGTCAGTCGACAAGTGGAGCAACATCTCGGTCATGTTCAG AACGAGCTGCTGGGTCAATCCCTATATAATTTCATCCATCCCGAGGACCATGACGTGCTCACGCGTAATCTCACCCCCGACGGGATGCAGCCGATGTCGGCGCCGTCGCCGGCGGGCGTCGCGCAGGTGTCCGAGTTGGCGCACGACAACAGTTCCAGCTCCTCCGAGGACTCCGCGACGACGAGCAGTCGCCGGACGAGCGAGAGCAGGACCAAACGCTTTTCCGAGCAGAGACGACACTTCCAGATCCGGATGGCGCAACGCGCCAACTCCAGGCGCGATCACACCCAGCATCAGTGCTTCGACGTTTCGGGCCTTCTCCGGCTCGCGGAGGCCTGCAAGAACGCGGACGTCAGCGGGAGCAGAGGGAGACAAAGAG AAACCACGGGAACCAGCAACGACATCGTTTTCACCGGCATAGTGACCATGCCGAAGAAGCGGTCCATCACCGAATTGTCGATACTGGACGCGAATAAAGACGAGTACGTGACGCGGCATCTGGTCGACGGGCGTATTATTTTTTGCGATCACAGGGTGTCCGTCGTTGCCGGGTTCTTGTCGGAGGAGGTATCGGGCCGGAACGCGTTCAGTTTCATGCACAAGGATGATTTCAGGTGGACGATGATCGGCCTACGGCAAA TGTACGACCGTGCCGAAACGTGTGGCACGTCGTGCTACAGGTTAGTCACGAAGAACGATGGATTCATCTACTTACGGACCCACGGTTATTTGGAATTCGACAAGGATACGCAAACAGTGGAATCCTTCGTTTGCGTCAACACCTTGGTATC GGAAGAGGAAGggattaaactaatgaaagaGATGAAAGCAAGGTTTTCTGCCACCGTGTCCGCAAGTAACAGAGGTCTTATTCCGGCTAGCGACATTAACTCACCGATAGAATTG AACTCAAACTCCCAGCCATCGAATCCGAGATGTGATCTCGAAGATCCAGCGAAGCTCGAGGATGCTATCACCCATCTAATCAGCGACCTACCCTCACCGGCTATGTCGGAGGACCGTTTCTCCCCCTCGCCGATGCCGCACACGCAATACGTGAAGGCTGCTATATTCTCTTCTCGTATGCCCCCGGCTGCCGCGCAAGCCAACAAGATTGGTATCAATAAGATCGACCACTGCCTTGTTATCCAAGGCAAAGGCAAAGTAACTCCGAAGCAAGAATCCAAACATACGATCGGAAAACTGATTAATCCTAGTAGCGCGGAGCAAAGCCCGATATCGAGTTTGGAGGGTGCGATGCCATCCGGCAAGTCTTtgtcaaattttgaaatgatGAACGCTGCCCCCAACAGCCATGGCAATATCCAGAACGCCGATATGTCTGCACAATCAAATCTTGCCGCTCTTAAGTCTAGTAAGAGCTCTCGCGCGTCACGTAATCATACATCATGTTTGGACATTTCTCAAAATACGAACGTCTTAAACGCGCAGGAAAGAATAGACCAGTGCAATGTGAATATGTTGTCGCCAAGCACTCTAAACGACGACACCACATGCAATATCAAGGTGGAACGTGGCATCGAAGAGACATTTAATTGTTTGGGAAAGCAGGAGTCGGTACTGCAATACTTCGACGACAGCGCGAGCGACAGTTCTATCGTCTCGTCAAAAATCGAGATGCACAATCGGTGTCCATTGAAGAGGATATGTAGCAATGAGGATCTTTTGGCGATGCATAGTAAAAAGAGACCCAATGATGTATACGCATCGATAAATGCGAACAACGAACAACAACGCATTTCTTATTTGAAATGTAAATCTTTCGCGGCTGAGTATCGAACGTTCTCGGATGAATTTAATCAGTACAATGACATCAATTCGCATTTGCTGACGATGGAATCTGCGCCTAATTCAATTCTGCACGATGTCGGAAACGACTATCAACAATTGGTAGATCCCACTGTGCCGCTGGTCGTAACAAATCACGAGCAGTTCGAGTTGCCGGAGGATACGTTGCTAGGTTCGGAACtggaaaaaattacaaatccAG AACTTATGATGAAGATATTCGGCCGTAATGGATCTGCAGGTTTCGAAA ATTTTAACGAAGCAAAAATACAGCAAATAATATCTAATGAT CAAATAGTCAATGACGAGTTACGTCGCACGCATTGTCAGCTAGAAAACAGTATAACATTGAACGAGTCCCATATGAACGTGTTGGCGCGTGATCTCAAAAATTCAGCTCTCCGTATCCAAAGGGAAAACTTGTCACAGTTACGG GCCGAGAATGATATACAAAAGCAAATGCTTAAAACTTTACAACAGGATCACTGTAAAATGCAAGTGAATGCCAAGCAGAAGCTTGGAATCTGA
- the LOC139816842 gene encoding uncharacterized protein isoform X1: MYLEVYGMWQQQQQQQQHHQQQAYLRGLPSQHPQQQTLHPGIIATDNHASHHPHQQHHHHPQHHRTTIMDLPVPSNPRASRNMAEKQRRDNLNANISTMATLVPSVAGSSRRMDKISILRLATAFLRTRYTLGSGSMNFPSPLFKDQFDLEQFFVNHLVDSEGFFLVVTAAGKIVYVSRQVEQHLGHVQNELLGQSLYNFIHPEDHDVLTRNLTPDGMQPMSAPSPAGVAQVSELAHDNSSSSSEDSATTSSRRTSESRTKRFSEQRRHFQIRMAQRANSRRDHTQHQCFDVSGLLRLAEACKNADVSGSRGRQRETTGTSNDIVFTGIVTMPKKRSITELSILDANKDEYVTRHLVDGRIIFCDHRVSVVAGFLSEEVSGRNAFSFMHKDDFRWTMIGLRQMYDRAETCGTSCYRLVTKNDGFIYLRTHGYLEFDKDTQTVESFVCVNTLVSEEEGIKLMKEMKARFSATVSASNRGLIPASDINSPIELNSNSQPSNPRCDLEDPAKLEDAITHLISDLPSPAMSEDRFSPSPMPHTQYVKAAIFSSRMPPAAAQANKIGINKIDHCLVIQGKGKVTPKQESKHTIGKLINPSSAEQSPISSLEGAMPSGKSLSNFEMMNAAPNSHGNIQNADMSAQSNLAALKSSKSSRASRNHTSCLDISQNTNVLNAQERIDQCNVNMLSPSTLNDDTTCNIKVERGIEETFNCLGKQESVLQYFDDSASDSSIVSSKIEMHNRCPLKRICSNEDLLAMHSKKRPNDVYASINANNEQQRISYLKCKSFAAEYRTFSDEFNQYNDINSHLLTMESAPNSILHDVGNDYQQLVDPTVPLVVTNHEQFELPEDTLLGSELEKITNPELMMKIFGRNGSAGFENFNEAKIQQIISNDQIVNDELRRTHCQLENSITLNESHMNVLARDLKNSALRIQRENLSQLRAENDIQKQMLKTLQQDHCKMQVNAKQKLGI; this comes from the exons CAATCCACGTGCGTCGCGAAACATGGCGGAGAAGCAACGCCGCGACAACCTCAACGCAAATATATCGACGATGGCGACCCTCGTGCCGAGCGTTGCTGGAAGTTCGAGGAGAATGGACAAAATATCCATCCTGAGATTAGCTACCGCCTTTCTGAGGACGCGCTACA CACTCGGAAGCGGCTCGATGAACTTTCCTTCTCCGCTGTTCAAAGATCAATTTGATCTGGAGCAATTTTTTGTGAAC CACCTGGTTGACAGCGAAGGATTCTTCCTCGTTGTCACCGCAGCAGGAAAAATCGTCTATGTCAGTCGACAAGTGGAGCAACATCTCGGTCATGTTCAG AACGAGCTGCTGGGTCAATCCCTATATAATTTCATCCATCCCGAGGACCATGACGTGCTCACGCGTAATCTCACCCCCGACGGGATGCAGCCGATGTCGGCGCCGTCGCCGGCGGGCGTCGCGCAGGTGTCCGAGTTGGCGCACGACAACAGTTCCAGCTCCTCCGAGGACTCCGCGACGACGAGCAGTCGCCGGACGAGCGAGAGCAGGACCAAACGCTTTTCCGAGCAGAGACGACACTTCCAGATCCGGATGGCGCAACGCGCCAACTCCAGGCGCGATCACACCCAGCATCAGTGCTTCGACGTTTCGGGCCTTCTCCGGCTCGCGGAGGCCTGCAAGAACGCGGACGTCAGCGGGAGCAGAGGGAGACAAAGAG AAACCACGGGAACCAGCAACGACATCGTTTTCACCGGCATAGTGACCATGCCGAAGAAGCGGTCCATCACCGAATTGTCGATACTGGACGCGAATAAAGACGAGTACGTGACGCGGCATCTGGTCGACGGGCGTATTATTTTTTGCGATCACAGGGTGTCCGTCGTTGCCGGGTTCTTGTCGGAGGAGGTATCGGGCCGGAACGCGTTCAGTTTCATGCACAAGGATGATTTCAGGTGGACGATGATCGGCCTACGGCAAA TGTACGACCGTGCCGAAACGTGTGGCACGTCGTGCTACAGGTTAGTCACGAAGAACGATGGATTCATCTACTTACGGACCCACGGTTATTTGGAATTCGACAAGGATACGCAAACAGTGGAATCCTTCGTTTGCGTCAACACCTTGGTATC GGAAGAGGAAGggattaaactaatgaaagaGATGAAAGCAAGGTTTTCTGCCACCGTGTCCGCAAGTAACAGAGGTCTTATTCCGGCTAGCGACATTAACTCACCGATAGAATTG AACTCAAACTCCCAGCCATCGAATCCGAGATGTGATCTCGAAGATCCAGCGAAGCTCGAGGATGCTATCACCCATCTAATCAGCGACCTACCCTCACCGGCTATGTCGGAGGACCGTTTCTCCCCCTCGCCGATGCCGCACACGCAATACGTGAAGGCTGCTATATTCTCTTCTCGTATGCCCCCGGCTGCCGCGCAAGCCAACAAGATTGGTATCAATAAGATCGACCACTGCCTTGTTATCCAAGGCAAAGGCAAAGTAACTCCGAAGCAAGAATCCAAACATACGATCGGAAAACTGATTAATCCTAGTAGCGCGGAGCAAAGCCCGATATCGAGTTTGGAGGGTGCGATGCCATCCGGCAAGTCTTtgtcaaattttgaaatgatGAACGCTGCCCCCAACAGCCATGGCAATATCCAGAACGCCGATATGTCTGCACAATCAAATCTTGCCGCTCTTAAGTCTAGTAAGAGCTCTCGCGCGTCACGTAATCATACATCATGTTTGGACATTTCTCAAAATACGAACGTCTTAAACGCGCAGGAAAGAATAGACCAGTGCAATGTGAATATGTTGTCGCCAAGCACTCTAAACGACGACACCACATGCAATATCAAGGTGGAACGTGGCATCGAAGAGACATTTAATTGTTTGGGAAAGCAGGAGTCGGTACTGCAATACTTCGACGACAGCGCGAGCGACAGTTCTATCGTCTCGTCAAAAATCGAGATGCACAATCGGTGTCCATTGAAGAGGATATGTAGCAATGAGGATCTTTTGGCGATGCATAGTAAAAAGAGACCCAATGATGTATACGCATCGATAAATGCGAACAACGAACAACAACGCATTTCTTATTTGAAATGTAAATCTTTCGCGGCTGAGTATCGAACGTTCTCGGATGAATTTAATCAGTACAATGACATCAATTCGCATTTGCTGACGATGGAATCTGCGCCTAATTCAATTCTGCACGATGTCGGAAACGACTATCAACAATTGGTAGATCCCACTGTGCCGCTGGTCGTAACAAATCACGAGCAGTTCGAGTTGCCGGAGGATACGTTGCTAGGTTCGGAACtggaaaaaattacaaatccAG AACTTATGATGAAGATATTCGGCCGTAATGGATCTGCAGGTTTCGAAA ATTTTAACGAAGCAAAAATACAGCAAATAATATCTAATGAT CAAATAGTCAATGACGAGTTACGTCGCACGCATTGTCAGCTAGAAAACAGTATAACATTGAACGAGTCCCATATGAACGTGTTGGCGCGTGATCTCAAAAATTCAGCTCTCCGTATCCAAAGGGAAAACTTGTCACAGTTACGG GCCGAGAATGATATACAAAAGCAAATGCTTAAAACTTTACAACAGGATCACTGTAAAATGCAAGTGAATGCCAAGCAGAAGCTTGGAATCTGA